One stretch of Euphorbia lathyris chromosome 7, ddEupLath1.1, whole genome shotgun sequence DNA includes these proteins:
- the LOC136201243 gene encoding DEAD-box ATP-dependent RNA helicase FANCM isoform X3, which yields MERLLSGTCLVRNLVCLVIDEAHRALGNYSYCVAVRELMAVPVQLRILALTATPGSKQQAVQNIINNLHISTLEYRTEDDSDVIPYVHNRKIELLEVVLGKDTVDVNKLLLEVIRPYVAKLTGLGLLQNRDFKTFSPPDFLNSRENFRRAPPSELHQSKYGEVEVYFAGLITLYHIRKLLSSHGIRPAYEMLEEKLKVGSFARLMTKNEDIRKVKLSMERSLSHGAPSPKLSKMLEVLTDHFKTNDCQKSRVIIFSNFRGSVRDIMDALTNIADIVKATEFIGQSTGKTLKGQSQKVQQAVLEKFRAGKYNVIVATSIGEEGLDIMEVDLVICFDANVSPLRMIQRMGRTGRKHDGRVVVLACEGSELKGYLRKQANSRAIRKHMHNGGINSFTFHPSPRMIPHIFKPEVQFVELSIEQYVPRGKKVKDDKAVETPAFIAELNAAEAGLVAKYFELPGGKAWRPSLIAFPHCQAFPSRVHKVMHSSRTDTLIDTMQYLQNLSFSREIVEDEISSGKRSGVDTVEKEGNDKEVADLLVCYDSPNTKSPEEVTDSDAWPMGKSRIQNHNVLDLRTQSTPVHSYLFGSEFLSVDVHGEVIILSVPVLPLKEAPLCFKQNSYNLTTLCKEYKKSSQLIATVAQSESNILQELEQVETVPETPLLKKTLSKEEVSVSEGLDSLKVKAPPLLIDECDNNSEMSPRLTNMIQSGIVPESPIHDVEDISPMKMCAELLPNSPSPNKNRTDPEGGSSLIAPVVEETSSPLENLPRSSCSKDWLLSSGDKSGSVKQVRKFKRLRKIGEIERKMIAGDNKEESLNPKRLDKPRSDCSPHQILRGKGERKQTGNVNAFIEDEAEVSSGAEISDDEEVHQENSSYDDSFIDDRTNPTAPSTGTEAGGIDMMAVYRRSLLTQSPMERETHSYTTATPDCGTSTSKSSSAKTPHFLPTPQTKTGNKSAERNQDTLEMNMDRMSAARPCVTANFPSENETNLETRKRKLSFYKSENIPAINLEREFSLLLPGDEKESMQQCPTENCDANGEMFPDDQFFASIDLDAIEAQAAMLIRNRSELSAQKQDAVPNSNIQNFDLQNSPSFDLGIL from the exons ATGGAACGACTTCTTTCAGGCACATGTTTGGTAAGAAATCTGGTATGTTTGGTGATTGATGAGGCTCATCGTGCATTAGGAAATTATTCTTATTGTGTCGCAGTTCGTGAG TTGATGGCAGTACCAGTGCAGCTAAGAATATTAGCCCTGACTGCAACACCTGGAT CAAAGCAGCAGGCTGTTCAGAATATTATTAATAACTTGCATATATCAACACTTGAATATCGTACCGAAGATGATTCTGATGTCATTCCATATGTACATAACAGAAAGATCGAATTGCTTGAG GTTGTGCTGGGAAAAGATACGGTTGATGTAAACAAACTGCTGTTGGAGGTGATACGTCCATATGTGGCTAAGCTTACTGGATTGGGACTTCTCCAGAATAGAGACTTTAAAACT TTCAGCCCACCTGATTTCCTAAATTCGAGGGAGAATTTTCGCCGAGCTCCACCTTCTGAACTTCATCAGAGCAAGTATGGAGAAGTTGAAGTTTACTTTGCTGGTCTTATTACTCTTTATCACATCCGTAAGCTACTTTCAAGTCATGGAATAAGGCCAGCATATGAGATGCTGGAAGAAAAGTTGAAAGTAGG GTCATTTGCAAGACTGATGACTAAAAATGAAGACATAAGAAAAGTAAAGCTTTCAATGGAGCGAAGCTTGTCTCATGGTGCACCCAGTCCCAAATTATCAAAAATGTTGGAAGTACTTACGGACCATTTCA AAACAAACGACTGTCAAAAGTCAAGGGTGATAATTTTCTCCAATTTTAGAGGAAGTGTAAG GGACATAATGGACGCTCTGACAAACATTGCGGATATAGTGAAAGCAACTGAGTTTATTGGTCAAAGCACAG GGAAAACCCTTAAAGGGCAGTCACAAAAAGTTCAACAGGCTGTTTTGGAG AAATTTCGAGCTGGTAAATACAATGTTATAGTTGCAACATCGATTGGTGAAGAAGGCCTGGATATTATGGAAGTTGATCTTGTAATATGCTTTGATGCTAATGTGTCACCACTAAGAATGATACAACGCATGGGAAGAACTGGAAGGAAGCATGATGGACGAGTTG TAGTTTTAGCTTGTGAAGGATCTGAATTGAAGGGCTATTTACGAAAACAAGCAAATAGCAGAGCCATTAGGAAACACATGCATAATGGGGGGATAAATAGCTTTACTTTCCATCCCAGCCCAAGGATG ATACCTCATATTTTTAAACCAGAAGTTCAATTTGTCGAGCTATCAATTGAGCAATATGTTCCTCGTGGGAAGAAAGTGAAAGATGATAAAGCTGTGGAGACACCTGCTTTCATAGCAGAGCTAAATGCTGCAGAAGCTGGTTTAGTTGCCAAGTATTTTGAGCTTCCCGGTGGAAAAGCTTGGAGACCATCTCTTATTGCCTTTCCTCATTGCCAGGCATTTCCTTCTAGAGTGCATAAAGTAATGCATTCTAGTAGAACAGACACGTTGATTGATACTATGCAATATCTACAAAATTTATCTTTTTCCAGGGAGATTGTCGAG GATGAAATCTCTTCAGGCAAGCGGTCAGGAGTTGACACTGTCGAAAAAGAGGGCAATGATAAAGAAG TTGCAGATCTACTTGTTTGCTATGATTCTCCAAACACCAAATCACCTGAAGAAGTAACTGATTCTGATGCGTGGCCCATGGGGAAATCTAGAATCCAGAACCATAATGTGCTGGATCTTCGTACACAAAGTACTCCAGTCCATTCCTATCTTTTTGGTTCTGAATTTCTATCTGTAGATGTTCATGGAGAGGTCATAATTTTGTCTGTTCCTGTCCTTCCATTGAAAGAGGCACCACTTTGTTTTAAACAAAATTCTTACAATTTGACGACTCTATGCAAAGAGTACAAGAAGAGTTCTCAACTAATAGCAACTGTAGCACAATCGGAGTCTAATATCTTGCAAGAACTGGAACAGGTCGAAACAGTTCCAGAGACTCCATTGTTAAAGAAAACTCTTTCAAAGGAAGAAGTTAGTGTTAGTGAAGGACTTGACAGCTTAAAAGTAAAGGCACCTCCTTTGCTGATTGATGAGTGCGATAACAATTCTGAAATGAGTCCCAGGCTAACTAATATGATTCAAAGTGGGATTGTTCCAGAGTCTCCAATCCATGATGTTG AGGACATTTCACCCATGAAAATGTGTGCTGAACTGCTGCCAAACTCTCCTAGTCCAAATAAAAATAGAACTGATCCAGAAG GTGGTAGCTCCTTAATTGCCCCAGTAGTTGAGGAAACCAGTAGTCCCTTAGAAAACCTTCCCAGAAGTAGCTGCAGCAAAGATTGGCTTTTGAGTTCTGGAGACAAGTCAGGAAGTGTTAAACAAGTACGCAAATTCAAAAGATTGCGGAAAATTGGAGAAATTGAGAGAAAAATGATTGCAGGGGACAATAAAGAAGAATCTTTAAACCCTAAAAGGCTTGATAAACCTCGCTCTGATTGCAGTCCTCACCAAATTCTCCGTGGTAAAg GGGAAAGGAAGCAAACTGGCAATGTCAACGCCTTCATTGAGGATGAAGCTGA GGTTTCTTCTGGAGCTGAAatatctgatgatgaggaagttCACCAAGAGAACAGTTCATATGATGATAGTTTTATAGATGACAGGACAAATCCTACTGCACCAAGTACTGGAACTGAAGCTGGTGGAATTGACATGATGGCAGTTTATAG GCGCTCTTTGCTCACGCAGTCACCAATGGAGAGGGAAACACATTCATATACAACTGCCACACCTGATTGTGGTACTTCGACAAGTAAAAGCTCCTCTGCGAAGACACCACACTTTTTACCGACCCCTCAAACTAAAACAGGCAATAAGTCCGCCGAGAGAAATCAAGATACCCTTGAGATGAACATGGACAGGATGTCAGCAGCAAGACCATGTGTAACTGCTAATTTTCCAAGTGAAAACGAGACAAATCTGGAGACAAGGAAAAGGAAATTGAGTTTTTATAAGTCAGAAAATATTCCTGCAATCAATCTAGAGCGAGAATTCTCTTTGCTGTTGCCTGGTGATGAAAAAGAATCAATGCAGCAATGTCCAACTGAAAACTGTGATGCCAATGGAGAGATGTTTCCTGACGATCAATTCTTTGCAAGTATTGATCTTGATGCAATAGAGGCTCAGGCTGCTATGCTTATTCGAAACAGGTCAGAATTGTCAGCACAGAAACAGGATGCAGTCCCTAACTCAAATATACAGAATTTTGACCTTCAGAATTCTCCATCGTTCGACCTTGGAATATTGTAA
- the LOC136200662 gene encoding uncharacterized protein produces the protein MQKLFPRNHSSPLLCTSVSTGFISMSFRYKPNCCGFRIFSVTQESFSSLSMPTAGIVAGAGYSSLSACVARKPNVRPAITSGFYSSPCRSSVEIKTIRAPFRAWAVGRPAWFCTVAGKDGSVTAASATAVEGLKGSDGDGEKEEKEEKTVKLNRRQRGSNEVLSNADLLTIPGVGPKNLRKLVEKGFRGMTELKQLYKDKFRGKSNEKMVEYLQSSVGIIHKNHAESITVYIKETVDEELKDTSTDVKSSQKDRITFCVEGNISVGKTTFLQRIVRDTIELRDLVEVVPEPIDKWQDIGPDHFNILDAFYAEPQRYAYTFQNYVFVTRVMQERESSAGIKPLRLMERSVFSDRMVFVRAVHEAKWMNEMEISIYDSWFDPVVSVLPGLIPDGFIYLRATPDTCHKRMQLRRRAEEGGVSIDYLRDLHEKHESWLFPFQSGNHGVLAFSEPPLQLDNSLHPEIRDRVFYLEGDHMHSSIQKVPALILDCEANIDFSRDTEAKEHYARQVSEFFKYVKNRKEVSPPKPGGSSLMGNRQLLLPPEGGLFFPNDKNFPESALRSLQFRRAMSLMSGQ, from the exons ATGCAGAAGCTGTTTCCCAGAAATCATTCAAGCCCCCTCCTCTGTACTTCCGTTAGTACTGGTTTTATTTCTATGTCTTTTAGATATAAACCCAATTGCTGTGGGTTTCGTATATTTTCTGTAACACAAGAGTCCTTTTCTTCTCTCTCAATGCCGACGGCTGGTATTGTTGCCGGCGCCGGTTATTCGTCTCTCTCTGCTTGTGTAGCTAGAAAACCCAATGTTCGACCTGCAATTACTTCTGGCTTTTACAGTAGTCCCTGCCGCTCTTCAGTTGAGATTAAAACCATCAGAGCTCCTTTCCGGGCTTGGGCTGTGGGCCGACCCGCGTGGTTCTGCACGGTGGCAGGAAAAGATGGGTCTGTAACAGCTGCTTCAGCAACAGCCGTTGAGGGTTTAAAGGGTTCTGATGGAGACGGTGAGAAAGAGGAAAAAGAGGAGAAGACAGTGAAATTGAATAGGCGGCAAAGGGGGTCTAATGAGGTTTTGAGTAACGCTGATTTGTTGACAATTCCAGGAGTAGGGCCTAAAAATTTGAGGAAATTGGTGGAGAAAGGGTTTAGGGGAATGACTGAGCTCAAACAGTTATATAAGGATAAG TTTCGAGGGAAGTCTAATGAGAAAATGGTAGAGTACTTGCAGAGTTCTGTTGGAATTATTCATAAAAATCATGCTGAGAGTATAACGGTTTATATTAAAGAGACTGTGGATGAAGAATTAAAGGATACAAGCACAGATGTGAAGTCCTCACAAAAGGATAGAATCACATTTTGTGTTGAGGGTAATATAAGCGTTGGAAAGACTACGTTTCTTCAGAGAATAGTCAGGGATACGATAGAGCTTCGTGATCTTGTTGAAGTGGTGCCTGAGCCCATTGATAAGTGGCAGGATATAGGGCCTGACCATTTTAATATACTTGATGCTTTCTATGCAGAGCCTCAGAGGTATGCATATACCTTCCAGAATTATGTGTTTGTCACACGAGTGATGCAAGAGAGAGAGTCATCGGCTGGAATCAAGCCTCTAAGGTTGATGGAAAGGAGTGTTTTCAGTGATAGAATG GTCTTTGTAAGGGCTGTGCATGAAGCGAAGTGGATGAATGAAATGGAAATTAGCATCTATGACTCATGGTTTGATCCAGTTGTATCAGTTTTGCCTGGGCTTATTCCTGATGGCTTTATCTATCTTAGAGCTACTCCTGATACTTGCCACAAGAGAATGCAGCTACGAAGGAGAGCAGAAGAGGGTGGTGTCTCCATAGATTATCTCCGGGACTTGCATGAAAAGCATGAGAGCTGGCTGTTCCCTTTTCAAAGTGGTAATCACGGAGTATTAGCCTTCAGTGAACCACCACTACAACTTGATAACTCTTTGCATCCTGAGATAAGAGATCGTGTATTTTATTTGGAAGGCGATCATATGCATTCAAGCATTCAAAAG GTACCTGCATTGATTCTTGACTGCGAAGCTAATATTGATTTCAGCAGAGATACTGAAGCAAAGGAGCA CTATGCTCGTCAAGTTTCAGAGTTCTTCAAGTATGTGAAGAATAGAAAAGAAGTTTCACCTCCAAAACCTGGTGGAAGTAGTCTTATGGGCAACCGACAGCTCTTGCTGCCTCCGGAAGGTGGATTATTTTTTCCGAATGACAAGAACTTTCCTGAGTCAGCATTGCGATCTTTACAATTTAGACGAGCAATGTCATTGATGTCTGGTCAGTAG